The genomic segment TGGTGGCAGCAAAAAAAGATGATTTTTATTATATGGCTTCTGAAGAAGCGGCAATTAGAGAAATTTGTATCGAACCTGATACAGTATGGAGCCCTAAAGGAGGAGAGCCTATAGTGGTACGCATGGAGGTGAGAACATGAAATTTTCCCATCCTGACTTCTTAGTTAAAATAAATGAAAACTGTATAAAATGTAAACGTTGTATATCCGAATGCAGCTTTCAAGTTTTTACCTGGGAAAAAGATAAAATAAAAATCTCCCATGAAAAATGCGTAGCTTGCCATAGATGTACGCTATACTGTCCGGCAGCAGCAATAACTGTGGTGAAATTTCCTGCAGAATATAAAGAAAACTATCTCTGGGCTCAAGAGATTATTAAAGATATCTGGAAGCAGGCCGATACCGGCGGGAAAATATTAACCGGTACAGGAAACGATAGGCCTTATCCTGTATTGTGGGATAAAATCCTTCTGGATGCCAGTCAGGTGACCAACCCTTCCATAGATCCTTTACGAGAACCTATGGAGCTACGCACTTACTTAGGAAAGAAACCAGAAAAGTTAGAATTCTGGTGCAACAAAAATGGGGAAGTGAAGCTTACAACAGTAATGGAACCGCAAATAAAACTTGAAACTCCCATAATTTTTGCAGGTATGTCCTATGGAGCAGTAAGTTTAAATGTTCATCTAATTCTTGCAAAAGCCGCTCAAGAATTAGGCACCCTTATGAATACTGGAGAAGGGGGACTTCCTGCAGAGCTTTTACCCTATAAAGATAATATTGTAGTTCAATGTGCTTCCGGCAGGTTTGGAGTAAGCCTTGAATATCTTAACTCCTGTGCCGCCGTTGAAATTAAGATCGGGCAAGGGGCTAAACCAGGAATCGGTGGACATCTCCCCGGTGAAAAAGTTACAGAAGATATTTCACGAACCAGAATGATTCCATCGGGCACTGATGCCATATCGCCTGCACCTCATCACGATATTTATTCAATTGAGGACTTGAAACAGCTCATATATGCTATCAAAGAGGCTACTCGTTATAAAAAACCGGTAGGAGTGAAAATAGCCGCAGTTCACAACGTTGCCGCCATTGCAAGCGGCGTAGTTAGAGCAGGAGCTGATATTATTACCATTGATGGCTTTAGAGCTGGAACTGGAGCTGCACCAAAAGTTATAAGGGACCATGTGGGAATTCCCATAGAAATTGCCCTTGCTCAGGTTGATGAACAACTCAGAAGAGAAGGTATTCGTCATATGGCATCCATTATAGCAAGTGGTGGTATAAGAAATAGCGCTGATATAATAAAAGCTATTGCCCTGGGAGCGGATGCAGTAGCAATCGGTACAGCTGCTTTGATAGCATTGGGTTGCCATTTATGCCAGAAGTGTTATACTGGGCTTTGCCCGTGGGGGATAACTACCCAAAAGCCTGAATTAATAAAGCGTCTGAATGTAAATGAAGGAGTTTTAAGAGTAACCAATTTAGTAAAGGCGTGGAATCTGGAAATAAAAGAAATTCTTGGAGCTCTCGGAATAAATTCCATAGAAAGTCTTAGAGGCAATAGAGAAAGGTTGAGGGGCATTGATCTGGATGAGGTTTACTTGGATGTGCTGGGAATAAAACCGGTAGGCAGATAACTTTTGAGGACTATTTAAATAAATAAATAAACAGGAGGTATACAATCATGAAAATTGACGCAAAAGGAATGCACTACAGGGAACTTAACGAACGCATTCATGATGCAGTTTTAAAAGGAATTGAAGAAATTGATATAGTAAATGTTCTCGGGCAGCGATATATCGGTACCGGCATAGGACAGAAGATTACAATAAATATTTACGGAACACCTGGTAGTGACCTGGGAGCATTTATGGATGGCCCAAGGATAAACGTTTACGGAAGCTGTCAGGATGTAATTGGAAATACCATGAATGATGGTGAAATAGTAATTCATAAAGATGCGGGTAATGTTCTGGGTCTTTCAATGAGAGCAGGAAAGGTGTTTATTAAAGGCTCAGTAGGTTATAGGACTGGAATTCACATGAAAGCATATAAGGATAAATGTCCCGTAATAGTAATAGGTGGAAAAGCAGGAGATTTTCTCGGGGAATATATGGCTGGAGGAAGACTTGTGGTATTAGGTATTTTTGGCAGAAAAAAAGACCCTGTAGCTGGAAGG from the Thermovenabulum gondwanense genome contains:
- a CDS encoding glutamate synthase-related protein → MKFSHPDFLVKINENCIKCKRCISECSFQVFTWEKDKIKISHEKCVACHRCTLYCPAAAITVVKFPAEYKENYLWAQEIIKDIWKQADTGGKILTGTGNDRPYPVLWDKILLDASQVTNPSIDPLREPMELRTYLGKKPEKLEFWCNKNGEVKLTTVMEPQIKLETPIIFAGMSYGAVSLNVHLILAKAAQELGTLMNTGEGGLPAELLPYKDNIVVQCASGRFGVSLEYLNSCAAVEIKIGQGAKPGIGGHLPGEKVTEDISRTRMIPSGTDAISPAPHHDIYSIEDLKQLIYAIKEATRYKKPVGVKIAAVHNVAAIASGVVRAGADIITIDGFRAGTGAAPKVIRDHVGIPIEIALAQVDEQLRREGIRHMASIIASGGIRNSADIIKAIALGADAVAIGTAALIALGCHLCQKCYTGLCPWGITTQKPELIKRLNVNEGVLRVTNLVKAWNLEIKEILGALGINSIESLRGNRERLRGIDLDEVYLDVLGIKPVGR